From the Patescibacteria group bacterium genome, the window CTAAATTAAATGCCAATCCCGATCGCATCAAGTCCTTGGAGATCATCGGACGAAAATTAGACCGTGTGGATCCAACGAAAATTGATGAGAAAATGACAAAGGCGGTGAAAGCCAGCCGTAAAAAAATTGATGAATACAAAGCTTTTCCGGAAGGCTTAATTGATTCTTACAAAGTTAAAGAGATACAGTCTGTCCGCTCCAAGTACTTTGAATCGCTTGACGAATTTGTTGGCATATATAATGACTTTTTGGGATCGCTTGAGCATGCTGATACCGACGAAGAAAAGGCCGAATTTATTTCACTCTCTAGTGAACTGAAGGCCGAGATTGAGAAGCTTGGGCTTGTCAGTGTCGAAGCCAAGACGGGGGACAAATGTGATTATTCAACAATGGAGGCCTCAGAAGGATCCGAGACGGGTGACGAGAAATACAAAGGTAAGGAGATTGTCGAGCGCGTGATTAAGCAAGGGTTTATCTTCGACGGCAGTCTTCAGCTTCACGATGGTAAGCTAGGCGATGTTGCAAAAGCAGCACAAGTTACTGTCTACAAATATGTTGAGGGGGGAGAGACTCCGCCTGTGCTCGAAAATAAAGCAGTGATTCCAATCGAGAAGTTGCAAGAGAATGTGCCTGCAGGTTTTCGGTTGTATGGCCGTGCAGAATTTTATCAGGATGATATAGCTGAAGCGCTGGATTCCGTTGATTCTGAAGCAGATGAACCTGTTCCGACTCTGAAAGCAAAGCCGTTGCTCTACGGCGATGGCGACAAATTCTGGATTATTATACCTGAAGACGGCAAATTCAATCGATATTCGCTGGATAAGGATTTCAATATTGTTGGAGAGGCTGAAATATTAACCGTTGACAATTTCAAGCCCAAGAAAGAAATCGTTGCGTTATACAGGGATAAATTGACTTCCGAGAAAGCTGATGAGGATATCCGGGAACTGGTCGAAGGTAGCGTGGTCCCCCTGGGCTACAATGTTCGCGTTGAAGTAGGGGGCGGCAAATATTGGACTTTTTCGCCGTCATTCTCTGTCCGTGTGACTCAGATTGTGCCGAATTCGAACGAATCCACACCAGCTGGCCCCATTGAATTCTATAATACTGAAATCATGCTTGTGAACGAAGTTCAAGAAGAGATGGCGGAATTTGATGAAGAAGCAAATATATATGTCAATAAATATGGTAATAATGTAAGACTTCGCTTTAGCCCTGAGCAGATGAGAGACGTCTTGATTGGCAATAATGTAACGCTAACAGAAGACAACGTTATCAAGGGCACTCCTGTGGCAGAAGAAATTTCCAAAGAAGCCGCCGATAACTCTGATATCAAGGAATTGGCCGAAGTTGCCAATGACCAGAACGACGCATACGCGAACCAGAGGAAGAAGAAAAAGAAAAATGATACTAAACCGCCAGGGCTGGAAGACAAATCAAAGAGTGCAGAGAATGATTTGGGGCTAAATGGATAATATCAACGCAAACAATACAGAATTACGTTTTCAATCGATCAAGGAGCTCGAGGGGAATGAGCGACTCCTTGCTCTAATTGTCAACCAAATCATGGCTATGAATGAATGGATCGAAGAGATCCATAAGTTTGAAGCCGAAGCCAAAGTCGAAACAGTGCACACGAAGCGGGTTGCTGAGACGCCTGGCGCCCACACACTTGACCATGGGCGTGTGGTGGCTCATGCCTCAAAAATTGAGGAAAGCGCGAAGAAAGATCTTCGAGGTTATCACGCTAGATTGAATAAATTGAAAAGAGCGTTGGCTACAAATCTTGCTCACCTGTTCAGGGATCTGTCGGCTGAGGGTGACGCGGAGCAAGCTAGGGTTCGGATTCAGGGATTTCTCCAATCAATCAGCGACGAGAAAGCCCGTGTAGACATGGCCGAGCATCGTTATCCAAATGAAATCGAAAAGCTTAGTATTTATAATGCGCTGGCCAAGAGAGTCGAGGAGTCACGCAAACCGAAAGTTGTCGAACTAGAGGCGAAGGTAGCTGAGGCCGCGCCAAATCTAACCCCAGCATCTGTCGAGCCGCCTGCAGTTGTGGAAGACCCAGTTATCCCACCACCAGTTGTAGCCGAGGAATCAGTCAAAGTGGGTGATACTCCACCGGCGGGAGCGACTCCGTTTGTTGACGACGAGCCGGTTGAGGACAAGATTAGCCAGATCGAAAAAATGGGGTCCATATATGAGCTTACGACCAAACAGCTTGCACCATATTACCCTGGTGAAATAGAAAAAGCAGCATAAAAAGAAAAATCAAAATGGCAACAAGTTCAAATTATTACAACTCTACTTCTCAATCACGGAACACTATATCGGCTACCTCAACCCAGGCAGATATGTCCGGGTGGTTTTGGTTTTTCGGCACGACTATCGTCCTTACAGCTCTGGTTTTGATTGTCGTCTGGATTCGCAAGATGTTGATTCGAAAGTCACAGGTCCAGATCACCCGTGACTGGATAATGTTCAAGGTGATGACGCCGAAGGAGCGCCATGCAGAGGAGGATGACCAGCGCAAGAATTTTCAGGAGATGTTAGGAGTAATTGAGCCGTTTTATGCCAATCTTCACGCGCTTTTTGACAACAATTTGTTCGCCAAAATGTTCAAACGCCAGACCCATATATCTCTCGAGCTGGTGGCCAAGGAAGGTCGGATATTCTTCTATGTCGGCTGTTCGAAAAAGATCTCTTCGATAGTTCTGAAGAATCTCCAGGCCCAATATCCTCACTCTGAGGTTCGCGAGGAGAAGGATTATTCAATTTTTCCAGACAAGCCGCTCAAAATGGATGTGACCAGCGTCACCCTGACACGGCGTTACATGTTTCCGATCAAAACTTACAAAATGCTTGAAGAGGATCCGCTCAACGCGATCACCAATTCACTCTCGCGATTGACAGAGAATGAATTGGCCGGCATCCAGATATTGGTACGACCAACCTCAGGGTTATGGCGATTGGCGGGCGAGCGAACTGCCTATAACATTCAACATGGCAAATCTCGAGTCTCATATTCCAACACTTGGTGGGTCAGAGCAGGAGAGTCATTCTTCAATTTTGTTAGCAGCTCGGCTAGCATGGTGGGCGGCAACAAGGAGCAGAACGAGACAGAGTATCAGAGCTCGATGAGAAAATTGACTCCAATGCAGGAGAACACAGTCAAGCTACTCGGCGAGAAGGCAGCCAAGATCGGATTTGAATGCCAAATCAGAATTGTCGGAGTAGGGGAGACCGACAAGGACGCCGAGAATGTGACGAAGAATATTGCTGCCTCTTTTAACCAGTTCAACGCACCTGACTCCAATGGACTTTGGAAAAAGGAACCAAAAAAGAAAAACGAAGAATTGGCCAACTATATTTTCCGAGTATTTTCATCTGGTAGTGTCTCAATATTAAATACCGAGGAGCTTGCTTCTCTTTATCATTTCCCAAATCGTTATATTGATACTCCAAATATCGTCTGGCTGTTGTCTCGCAAAGAGCCGCCACCAGCCAATTTGCCCTCCGAAGGTACTATCGTTGGTAAATCGCTCTATCGAGGTCAGGAGAAATTCATTCGTATCAAGGAAGCAGATCGTCTACGCCACATCTACCAAATCGGTAAAACTGGTGTGGGTAAAACTGTTATGTTCCAAAACATGATTCGTCAGGATATCGAAGAGGGTAAGGGTGTTTGCTATCTTGATCCAAATGGTGACGCCGCCGAGTGGATATTGAATCACATTCCGAAGGAACGCGCTGAGGATGTCATCTACTTCAATCCGGCTGATAGAGAGAGGCCATTTGGTTTGAATATGCTGGAGTGGAAGACGCCAGAGCAGAGAGACTTCTTGGTCCAGGAATCTATCCAAATATTTTACAAATTGTTTGACCCCAATCAGACTGGTATGGTTGGTCCGCAGTTTGAGCACTGGATGAGAAATGCGGCATTGACTTTGATGATGCATCCAGACGGCGGCACTATCATCGATATCCCACGCCTCTTTACTGATCCAGATTTTGAAAAGGATCGTGTCAAATATGTGACAGATCCTGTGGTTAAATCTTTCTGGGAAAAGCAGATGGCCAAGACGGCTGATTTCCACAAATCTGAAATGTTGAATTACTTCACCTCCAAGTTTGGTAGATTCATGACCAACGACATGATGAGGAATATTCTAGGTCAGACCAAGTCATCCTTTGATTTCCGCGAGATCATGGACACCAAGAAAATTTTGATCTGCAATCTCTCCAAGGGATTGATCGGCGAAATTAATGCCTTCTTGCTTGGTATGGTGATCGTATCCAAGATTGCCATGGGTGCCTTCTCCCGTCAGGAAATTCCCGAGAATGAACGTGTTCCTTTTTACCTCTATGTTGATGAGTTTCAAAACTTTATTACCGATGTTTTCGCCACGATTTTGTCAGAGTCTCGTAAATACAAACTGAGCTTGAATATCACCAACCAGTACATCGAGCAGTTAGATGAGAAGATTCGTGCCGCTGTCGTGGGCAACGCTGGTACTTTGATTGCCTTCCGCATGGGCGCCGCTGACGCAGAATTCTTCCAGAAGGAGTTTGACCCGCTCAAGCCTGATGATCTGACAAATATTGACAAGTATAATTTCTACATTAAGATGCTGATCGACGGCGCGCCAACCCGACCTTTCAATGGTCAGAGCATCTGGCCAGAGGACTTTGAAGGCAATCCCAAGCTAGGGACCGCGATTAAAGAGCTCTCAAGGCTGAAGTATGGCAAACCCAGAGAAATCATAGAGACGGAGATATTGGAGAGATCGAAGGTTGACAGTATTGATCTGCCAGGTCTCAAATCAACTGGCGGAGCACCGACGTCATAAAGTCGAAAGTCCATAAA encodes:
- a CDS encoding TraM recognition domain-containing protein, which codes for MATSSNYYNSTSQSRNTISATSTQADMSGWFWFFGTTIVLTALVLIVVWIRKMLIRKSQVQITRDWIMFKVMTPKERHAEEDDQRKNFQEMLGVIEPFYANLHALFDNNLFAKMFKRQTHISLELVAKEGRIFFYVGCSKKISSIVLKNLQAQYPHSEVREEKDYSIFPDKPLKMDVTSVTLTRRYMFPIKTYKMLEEDPLNAITNSLSRLTENELAGIQILVRPTSGLWRLAGERTAYNIQHGKSRVSYSNTWWVRAGESFFNFVSSSASMVGGNKEQNETEYQSSMRKLTPMQENTVKLLGEKAAKIGFECQIRIVGVGETDKDAENVTKNIAASFNQFNAPDSNGLWKKEPKKKNEELANYIFRVFSSGSVSILNTEELASLYHFPNRYIDTPNIVWLLSRKEPPPANLPSEGTIVGKSLYRGQEKFIRIKEADRLRHIYQIGKTGVGKTVMFQNMIRQDIEEGKGVCYLDPNGDAAEWILNHIPKERAEDVIYFNPADRERPFGLNMLEWKTPEQRDFLVQESIQIFYKLFDPNQTGMVGPQFEHWMRNAALTLMMHPDGGTIIDIPRLFTDPDFEKDRVKYVTDPVVKSFWEKQMAKTADFHKSEMLNYFTSKFGRFMTNDMMRNILGQTKSSFDFREIMDTKKILICNLSKGLIGEINAFLLGMVIVSKIAMGAFSRQEIPENERVPFYLYVDEFQNFITDVFATILSESRKYKLSLNITNQYIEQLDEKIRAAVVGNAGTLIAFRMGAADAEFFQKEFDPLKPDDLTNIDKYNFYIKMLIDGAPTRPFNGQSIWPEDFEGNPKLGTAIKELSRLKYGKPREIIETEILERSKVDSIDLPGLKSTGGAPTS